One Natrinema longum genomic window, GGTCGATTCACACGGACGCCGGTCGGCTCGGTCGAAGACATAACGGATAAGTCAGTTCGGTTCCCTGTATCGGGTATGCGCCACGTCGCTCACCCGTCCGTCGGCTCCGTCGTGAGCGACGTCTGCCCTCGTTTTACCAAACGCAAACGTGTGTGAGTGTGCTCGCGGCGGGCGTGGCACCCCGTCCCGGGTACGGTTCGACCGCACACGACTCTCACCACGTGGCTGACCACTGATCGGCCACCGATCGGAACCGATACACCCTACCGATTGGGGACCAACACACGACCCAACGCATACCAAACACATGACTGCTATCGACCTTTCGGGCGTCTTCCCGGCGATGTGTACGCCCTTCGACGAGGACGAACGAATCGACTTCGAAACACTGCAAGCGGACGCCCAGCGCCTCGAGGCGGCTGGCGTCGACGGGCTCGTCCCCGTCGGCTCGACCGGCGAATCGGCGACCCTGACCCACGACGAACACGTCCAGGTCGTCGAGGCGGTCATCGAGGCCGTCGACGACGTCCCGGTTATCGCCGGCAGTGGTTCGAACAACACCCGCGAGGCGCTCGAACTCTCCGAACGCGCCGCCGACGCGGGCGCGGACGGCCTGTTGCTCATCTCGCCGTACTACAACAAGCCCGAGCAGCGCGGACTGATCGACCACTACCGGACGATCGCGGACGCCGTCGATCTGCCCCAGATCGTCTACAACGTGCCTTCGAGAACGGGTCGAAACATCGAGCCCGACACGGTCGTCGAACTCGCGAGCCACGAGACCATCGCGGGCTACAAGGCCGCC contains:
- the dapA gene encoding 4-hydroxy-tetrahydrodipicolinate synthase, which codes for MTAIDLSGVFPAMCTPFDEDERIDFETLQADAQRLEAAGVDGLVPVGSTGESATLTHDEHVQVVEAVIEAVDDVPVIAGSGSNNTREALELSERAADAGADGLLLISPYYNKPEQRGLIDHYRTIADAVDLPQIVYNVPSRTGRNIEPDTVVELASHETIAGYKAASGDLGQIGEIVERTTDEEFAVLSGDDPLTLPTVSVGGTGTISVVANIEPERTCAMVGAALDGDYARAREIHHELGPLVRELFVETNPIPVKEAMQIRGYGPARMRSPLSRLAEEYRADLEAVLADLERDATELADAEGDR